The Treponema sp. Marseille-Q3903 genomic interval ATTAGGGTTCTGTTGGTTAAAAAATCCAAACGGAATTGGAGCAGGATTTACAGAATCAGCACTCTCCCCTTCTTTCACTTTTTCATTTGTTCCGGGAAGCAGCAAATCTAGAAGTTTTTCTTCAACAATGCTGACAGATTTTTCTCGGAGTTTATCTTCCATTTCAGCCTTGACATCGTTGAAGCCTACAGCCATAAGGTCTCGAATCATGCTTTCTACATCGCGGCCGACATAACCTACTTCTGTATATTTTGTAGCCTCAACTTTCAAAAAAGGAGCACCGCAAAGTTTTGCGAGGCGGCGTGCAATCTCTGTCTTACCACAACCTGTAGGTCCAATCATCAAAATATTTTTTGGAGCAACTTCGTCGCGAATATCTTCAGAGAGTTTTAGTCGTCTAAAACGGTTTCTCAAAGCGACTGCAACTGCTCGTTTTGCCGTATTTTGTCCTATGATATAGTTATCGAGTTTTTCAACTATTTTTTTAGGTGTCAATTCAGTCTTTTCTTCTGCCATAATATTTCCTCTATTATCATTATCAAACTGTTGCGATTAAAGTTCTTCAATTGTGATATTTTCATTTGTATAAATGCAGATTCTGCCTGCAATATGAAGAGAACGTTCTGCAATCTCACGTGCACTTAAATCTGAAGAGTCAAGGTAAGCTAAAGCTGCTGAATATGCATAGTTACCGCCTGAACCTATCGCAATTGCATCGCTTTCCGGTTCAATTACATTTCCGTCTCCGCTGATCAATAAAATTTTGTCTTTATCAGCGACGAGGAGCATTGCCTCAAGTTTTTGAAGGCTGCGCTCTGTTCTCCAGAGTTTTGCAAGTTCTACGGCAGAACGCATGATGTCTCCATTATACTCTTTTACTTTAGTCTCAAAGCGATCAAGTAGTGTAAAAGCGTCGGCAACAGAACCCGCAAACCCTGTGAGAATCTTTCCATCATAAATCTTTCTAACTTTTCTTGAGTTGCCTTTGCAGACAGTTTCGCCTAGTGTACACTGTCCGTCTCCTGCCATGGCAACTTTTCCGTTACGTTTAACTGCAAGAATTGTTGTACTTCTAATTTTTGTATTACTCATATATAAACTCCAATTCAGTGATTAAATGCAAAATTATGTTTAAAATATAATATCATTGAATGAAGAAAGACAAGTACTTTGTTTTCAGTATACGTTCAGCCTGAAAGAAATTATTTTTTTTCCGCACAAATTTTGTCAGCCGTGAGGATGTGCGAGTTTGTATATCTCAATAAGTTTTTCTGTAGTGACGTGTGTATAACGCTGTGTCGTGCTTATGTTTGAATGCCCAAGCATTTCTTGAACTAATCGCACATCAGCGCCATTTGAAATCATTGTCGTCGCAAACGTATGGCGAAATGCATGTGGGTTCATGTGATTGTTTGTCCCTTCAGCACCTGAATATCTGCTTAAAATATAACGAAGTCCACCGGCCGTAAGAGGAAGCCCTTTTTGATTTATAAAAAGCCGTTTCTCCGGTTCTAAAATATGATTTGTCTGAAGAACTCTGGTGCGGTCTTTCATGTATTCCGCAAGCGCTTTGCGAGACTCTTCAGCAAAAAAAACGCGCCTCTGCTTATCACCTTTTCCGGTGACAATTGCAGCTCTTCCACCGTCAATAAAATCATCTATGTTCAGGTTTATCAATTCGCTGACACGGCAGCCTGAAGAATAAAGCATTGTAAAAATCGCGTGATCACGGGTTTTCCAAAGAAGCTCATGATTTACAGGTTGATTGCACAAATTATGAACCTCTGCTTGTGTCATAAATTTTGGCACACGCTTAGAAATTTTTACTGTTTTTAATGTTACAGAAGGATTTTTTTCCAAATATCCAAGTTTGCGAGCGTATGAAAACATAGTTCTTACGGCAGCAATAAATCTATTGATTGTCGCTGATGATTTTTTTTGTTTTGAAAGCTGACCTACGCACAAAAAAAGATTTTCACTGGTAACCGTTTTTATATCTAGATCCGGAGTCAAAAATTCTTGAAGATATTTTAAATCGTTGTCGTAAGCGATCAATGTGTTTTTTGAAAGCCCTCGTACGGCAGACAGATATAATAAAAATTCTTCTGTTATTTCGCGTAAAGTCATATTTATTTATCGGCACACAATCGGCAAATGAAAACTCAATAAACTTTATTTTGATAAAATTAAATTAAATCGGAGCAGGCAATTATGTTGACACCTGTTCCCAATATATCGTGGATAATTATTTCTCCGCGCTTTACAGGAGCTTTGCAGCTTGCCCGACGAATAACTTCCATGCACTGCATCAACATTTTTTTTGGCACTTCTCCAGCTGACTTTACAGGAACCACAGGCAATTCTCCGCCTTCGACTGCGACTGTTGTAGTGAGCGTTCTTGTAGGATTCATGATTTCTTTTGCAGCGTATTCAGCTCCGCGAGGGCAGCCGTTGTCTTTTACAAGAACAACTTTTCCATCCTCAAGTTCCGCTTCCATGTTGCAGCCCATCGGGCAGATGATACAAGTCATATTGATTTTTTCTGACATTATTCTGATACCTCCTGAGGAAGCTCTATCGAAACAGTAAGATTGTCTTTTACATCTAAAAGTTGTTCCGGTGTCAGCTCAACAACCTGCATTTCGCCCGGTCGCACTACCTTTTTTTTCATCGACTTAATTTTTTTACCGTTGCTTGAAACTTCGATGTAGACATCTTTATAAACATCTGTGCTGCGAAACATTATGGAAATATTTTCATCGCTTTCTGTAGATTCAATATGCTGAGGCACTGTATAGCGAACACGGTTTCCCGGACGCAGCGTTACGTGCCGTCCGTTGTCTTTTATTTTATTCTGGACATATCTTGAAGCGTTTTTGCCGGCTCTTATGCTCTCCTTAGTTACAAAATCTACAAGGTCATGGACATGAACTGTGTTGCCGCATGCAAATATTCCCGATACGGAAGTCTGCATGTGTTCGTTTACAATCGGCCCTGATGTAGAGGAATCTATTGAAACTCCACATCCTGTAGAAATTTCATTTTCAGGAATCAATCCTACAGACAAAAGCAGTGTATCGCATTCGATATATTCTTCAGTGTCTATGATAGGTTTTCGGTCAGCATCAACTGCGGCAACAGAAACTCCTTCAAGGCGGTCTTTCCCGTGAATTTTTGTGATTGTGTGGCTGAACTTAAGCGGAATGTTGAAATTTTCGACGCACTGAACAATGTTGCGGCGCAATCCTGAGCTAAACGGCATGACTTCACATATCAGTTTTACTTCCGCACCTTCAAGCGTCAGCCGCCTTGCCATTATCAGACCTATGTCCCCAGAACCAAGTATTACAACTTTTTTACCTGGCAAATAACCATCTATATTTACAAAACGCTGGGCAGCACCTGCGGTAAAAATTCCTGAAGGACGAGTGCCCGGAATAATCAAAGCGCCTCTAGTTCTTTCGCGGCAGCCCATCGAAAGCACAATCGCTTTAGCTTGAATGTTGAGCAGACCGTCCAAAGTATTGATAGCAGTTACTGAGTGCGTTCCATCTTCATTGTTTGCTACTTCCAAAACCATTGTGTCTGTTTTGTATTCAATTCCGAGAGCAGCGATTTCATCAGAAAACTTTGCCGCATATTCAGGGCCTGTCAATTCCTCGCCAAAATAATGAAGTCCAAAGCCATTGTGAATGCATTGAAGCAAAATACCTCCGATTCGTCTGTCCCGTTCCAAAATCAAAATTGAATCTGTCCCATCTTTTTTTGCAGCGATTGCGGCAGCCATTCCCGCAGGGCCTCCACCTATAACTACAATGTCGTACTTCATTCTGCCACCGCCTATCTCGTCTTAGAGTTCAAGATATATGAACAACCGCCGCTTTTTGTAACGCTCGTCATCGGGATTTTTCGTTCGCGGCTGATGATTTCTGTAATGCGCGGAGAACAAAATCCGCCCTGACATCGTCCCATACCGCCTCTTGTGCGCCTTTTTACACCGTCAAGGTCACAAGCGCCGACTGGAGAATTGATTGCTGCGACAATTTCGGCTTCTGTGATTGATTCGCAGCGGCAGATTATTCTTCCGTATAAATGATTTTCTTTGATAAGCTGAGCTTTGCGTTCGTTTGATGCATGCTTAAATGATTCAATTCCAATTCTCTCTTCAATAAAATTCTTATTTAAGGAAAATTTTACTTTCATTGCATTGCTTACAAGTTCCGCAACATACACCCCGATTGCAGGCGCAGCTGTCAGACCCGGTGAACATATTCCTCCGACGTTTATAAAACGCTCAATAACTTTGTCTTCTTCTATTATAAAATCGTTTACAGCAGTTCCATCCTGATTGTATGCAATTGCACGCACTCCCGCAAACGAATTGATAACGTTGCGACGAGGAATGCCAGGTATCGTTTTTTCAGATTTTAAAAATACCTGATGTTGACCTTCCGCAGTCGTCTCGGTTGCAGCCTTGTCGTCACAATCTTGCGCAGTCGGTCCCGAAAGAATGTTTCCATCGACTGTCGGTGTGATGAGGACGCCTTTACCCATTTTGCTTGGCGGTTGGAACAATGTATGGCGTGCAAGGTTTTCACATTTATTGTCGAGAAGGTAATATTCGCCTCGTCTAGGTTTTATGACGTATTTGCGAGCGCCTGCCATCTCGCTGATTTTATCTGCATATAGCCCTGCGGCGTTTACGACACATTTTGAAGTTATGTCGCATTGCCCTGTATGAATTACAAAATCTTTGTTCTTATTGTCGGGAACAGATATTGAATGAACTTCGTGCTCTAAAAACAATTTTACACCGTTTATGACAGCGTTTTCTGCAATCGCCCAAGCCGCCTGATACGGGCTCACAATTCCTGCAGACTCGCACAACAACGCACCGACAGCGTCCTGAGAGATATTCGGTTCAAGCTGATGCAGCTCTTTTGAATCTATTATTTTCATCTTTTTTACGCC includes:
- a CDS encoding NAD(P)/FAD-dependent oxidoreductase; this translates as MIYDVAIIGAGITGACIARELSKYKLNICMIEKSDDVSTGTSKANSGIVHGGFDAKPDTLMAKLNVQGCSMYPDLSEKLHFDYKNNGSLVICFCDEDMEQIKNLYDRGVKNGVKKMKIIDSKELHQLEPNISQDAVGALLCESAGIVSPYQAAWAIAENAVINGVKLFLEHEVHSISVPDNKNKDFVIHTGQCDITSKCVVNAAGLYADKISEMAGARKYVIKPRRGEYYLLDNKCENLARHTLFQPPSKMGKGVLITPTVDGNILSGPTAQDCDDKAATETTAEGQHQVFLKSEKTIPGIPRRNVINSFAGVRAIAYNQDGTAVNDFIIEEDKVIERFINVGGICSPGLTAAPAIGVYVAELVSNAMKVKFSLNKNFIEERIGIESFKHASNERKAQLIKENHLYGRIICRCESITEAEIVAAINSPVGACDLDGVKRRTRGGMGRCQGGFCSPRITEIISRERKIPMTSVTKSGGCSYILNSKTR
- a CDS encoding DUF1667 domain-containing protein, producing MSEKINMTCIICPMGCNMEAELEDGKVVLVKDNGCPRGAEYAAKEIMNPTRTLTTTVAVEGGELPVVPVKSAGEVPKKMLMQCMEVIRRASCKAPVKRGEIIIHDILGTGVNIIACSDLI
- a CDS encoding tyrosine-type recombinase/integrase, coding for MTLREITEEFLLYLSAVRGLSKNTLIAYDNDLKYLQEFLTPDLDIKTVTSENLFLCVGQLSKQKKSSATINRFIAAVRTMFSYARKLGYLEKNPSVTLKTVKISKRVPKFMTQAEVHNLCNQPVNHELLWKTRDHAIFTMLYSSGCRVSELINLNIDDFIDGGRAAIVTGKGDKQRRVFFAEESRKALAEYMKDRTRVLQTNHILEPEKRLFINQKGLPLTAGGLRYILSRYSGAEGTNNHMNPHAFRHTFATTMISNGADVRLVQEMLGHSNISTTQRYTHVTTEKLIEIYKLAHPHG
- the hslV gene encoding ATP-dependent protease subunit HslV translates to MSNTKIRSTTILAVKRNGKVAMAGDGQCTLGETVCKGNSRKVRKIYDGKILTGFAGSVADAFTLLDRFETKVKEYNGDIMRSAVELAKLWRTERSLQKLEAMLLVADKDKILLISGDGNVIEPESDAIAIGSGGNYAYSAALAYLDSSDLSAREIAERSLHIAGRICIYTNENITIEEL
- a CDS encoding NAD(P)/FAD-dependent oxidoreductase, which codes for MKYDIVVIGGGPAGMAAAIAAKKDGTDSILILERDRRIGGILLQCIHNGFGLHYFGEELTGPEYAAKFSDEIAALGIEYKTDTMVLEVANNEDGTHSVTAINTLDGLLNIQAKAIVLSMGCRERTRGALIIPGTRPSGIFTAGAAQRFVNIDGYLPGKKVVILGSGDIGLIMARRLTLEGAEVKLICEVMPFSSGLRRNIVQCVENFNIPLKFSHTITKIHGKDRLEGVSVAAVDADRKPIIDTEEYIECDTLLLSVGLIPENEISTGCGVSIDSSTSGPIVNEHMQTSVSGIFACGNTVHVHDLVDFVTKESIRAGKNASRYVQNKIKDNGRHVTLRPGNRVRYTVPQHIESTESDENISIMFRSTDVYKDVYIEVSSNGKKIKSMKKKVVRPGEMQVVELTPEQLLDVKDNLTVSIELPQEVSE